Proteins encoded within one genomic window of Humulus lupulus chromosome 1, drHumLupu1.1, whole genome shotgun sequence:
- the LOC133803394 gene encoding bifunctional 3-dehydroquinate dehydratase/shikimate dehydrogenase, chloroplastic-like: MDSTNISVVSGAGLQVGSQRVVRNATLICTPIMGESVDVMLVELNKAKQSGADLVEIRLDKLDVFHPHEDLKTLIKGSPLPTLFTYRPTWEGGQYNGDEKMRQDALRLAMEYGADYIDVELQVAHEFIQSIAGKKPEKFKIVVSSHNYQNTPSTEDLGNLVAKIQATGADIVKFATSALDITDAARVFQITVHSQVPIIALVMSERGLISRILCAKFGGYLTFGTLESGFVSAPGQPTMDELLHLYNFRQIGPDTKVFGVIGKPVGHSKSPILYNEAFKSVGFNGVYLHLLVDDIANFLQTYSSADFAGFSVTIPHKEAALACCDEVDPVAKSIGAVNCIIRRQSDGKLLGFNTDYIGAISSIEDGLRGSLNASSMTGSPLAGKLFVVIGAGGAGKALAYGAKEKGARVVIANRTYGRAKELADTVGADALSLADLDNFHQEDGMILANTTSIGMYPKVDETPVSKHALRFYSLVFDAVYTPKITRLLREAEESGATIVTGLEMFIGQAYDQFEKFTGLPAPKEQFRKVMASNS; the protein is encoded by the exons ATGGATTCTACCAACATTTCG GTTGTTTCTGGTGCTGGTCTGCAAGTGGGCAGTCAGAGAGTTGTGAGGAACGCAACTCTAATTTGTACTCCAATTATGGGGGAATCGGTAGATGTTATGCTTGTTGAACTGAATAAGGCAAAACAATCTGGTGCTGACCTTGTAGAGATCAGATTGGACAAATTGGACGTTTTTCACCCTCATGAAGACCTTAAAACCTTAATTAAAGGCAGCCCCTTGCCTACTCTGTTCACATATAG accaACATGGGAAGGTGGTCAGTACAATGGCGATGAAAAAATGCGACAGGATGCACTTCGATTGGCCATGGAATACGGGGCTGATTACATTGATGTTGAGCTCCAG GTTGCTCATGAATTCATTCAATCCATAGCTGGAAAGAAGCCTGAAAAATTTAAGATTGTTGTTTCTTCTCATAATTATCAAAATACCCCATCTACGGAGGATCTTGGTAATCTTGTTGCAAAAATACAAGCAACTGGAGCTGACATAGTGAAGTTTGCAACATCTGCCTTAGATATAACTGATGCGGCACGCGTTTTCCAGATAACTGTGCATTCTCAG GTTCCAATAATAGCACTGGTTATGAGTGAAAGGGGTTTGATTTCACGGATACTTTGTGCAAAGTTCGGTGGTTATCTTACTTTTGGTACTCTCGAGTCGGGATTTGTTTCAGCACCTGGTCAGCCTACAATGGATGAGCTTCTACATTTATACAATTTCAGACAGATAGGCCCCGACACAAAAGTGTTTGGTGTTATTGGAAAGCCAGTTGGCCACAGCAAATCACCAATTTTGTATAATGAGGCCTTCAAGTCAGTTGGTTTTAATGGAGTTTATCTGCATTTGTTGGTAGATGACATTGCAAATTTTCTCCAAACTTACTCGTCTGCAGATTTTGCGGGATTCAG TGTCACCATTCCTCACAAGGAAGCTGCACTCGCGTGCTGTGATGAGGTTGATCCAGTTGCCAAG TCAATAGGAGCTGTTAATTGCATTATAAGGAGACAAAGTGACGGGAAGTTATTGGGATTCAATACAGACTATATTGGTGCCATTTCTTCCATTGAAGATGGATTACGAG GTTCGCTTAATGCTAGCAGTATGACTGGCTCACCTTTAGCTGGTAAATTGTTCGTTGTCATTGGTGCTGGTGGTGCTGGCAAGGCGCTTGCGTATGGTGCTAAAGAGAAGGGAGCAAGGGTTGTGATTGCCAATCGTACCTATG GTCGGGCAAAAGAACTCGCAGACACAGTTGGAGCAGATGCTTTATCACTTGCTGACTTAGATAATTTCCATCAGGAGGATGGAATGATTCTTGCAAACACAACATCTATTGGAATGTATCCAAAAGTTGACGAAACGCCTGTTTCTAAG CATGCTCTGCGATTTTACTCGCTGGTTTTTGACGCCGTATATACCCCCAAAATTACCAGACTCCTACGAGAAGCAGAGGAATCCGGAGCCACAATTGTTACTGGCTTAGAGATGTTCATAGGACAAGCATACGACCAGTTTGAGAAATTCACTGGACTGCCGG CACCTAAGGAACAATTTAGGAAAGTTATGGCGAGTAACTCTTGA